The region CCGGGCTCTGCAGCGCGGGCACCACGCCGATCTTGGCGATCGCGTCGGCGCCCGCCTTGCCCGCGGCGAACTGCACGAACTTCTTGGCGAGGTCGGCGTTCTTGGCGCGCTTGTTGACGGCGAAGGCGGTCGGCGAGCCGAACGTCGTCACACCTGTGCCGTCGGGCCGCTGCGGCATCGGGGCCAGCGCCCAGTCGACGTCGGTGGCGCCCTTCTCCTTCTGCGCCAGGATCGAGGCGATGTACCAGGTGCCCATGGGCAGCATGGCCGTCGCCCCCGTCTCGAACATCGTCTTGTAGTCCGACTTCTGAGCGGTGGCGGTGCCGAAGTCGAGGGTGGCGCCGGCCTTCTGCAGCCCGAGCGCCAGGTTGTACTGGTCGGTAAAGAAGCCGTAGTCGCCGCCCAGCTGGTCGCCGCCGGTCTGCGCCGCCGAGATGGCCTGCACCACCGACCGCCAGGTGTGGTGGTAGGTGCCGTAGACCTTCTTGCCGCCCTCCTCCTTGGTGAGCTGCTGGGCGAGCTTGGCGTACTCGTCCCAGGTGAGGTTCTCGGGCATCTTGACGCCCGCCTTGTCGAAGTACGCCTTGTTGTAATAGAGGAGCCAGAAGTCCTGCCGGTACGGCAGCGCGAAGTACGCGTTCTTGACGTTGTAGGCGTCGAGCCCGGCCAGCTTCGAGGTGTCGCCCGACTTCACCAGGTCGGTGATGTCGGTGAGCTGGCCACGGCTGGAGTAACGCGAGTAGTCCGTGACGTTCTTCATCGTGATCACGTCGGTCGAGTCACCGCCGGCGAGCATGGTGGTGACCTTGTCGGCGTAGTCGTCGGCGAGGATGTCCACCGGCTGGATCTTGACGCCGGGGTTCGCCGCCTGGAAGGCGTCGAACAGCGCCTTGAACTCGGGGGTCTTGGCCATGTTCCAGACGGCGACGGTCAGCGTGCTGCCTCCGTCCCCGCTGCCGCCCGCCTGGCCGCCGGAGCCGCAGGCGGTGGCCGCGAGGGTGAGCGCGGCCGCGACGGCGATGCTCCTGATCAGATGACGGCGCTCTCGGGCTCTTCCCGACGCGTGCGAAAGGATCATTGATCCGGTCTCCTTTCCATTGAGCCGGTCTCAGGGCTCAGGCGCTTACCAAGAAGTCGGCGGCGGTCACGGCCGCGCGGGGCGGCTCGCCCGACAGGTAGCGTTCGAGCTCGTCGAGCGCGCTCTCACTCATCCGCCGGGTCTCCGATCCCAGAGAGCCGGCGACGTGGGGGGTGATCATGACGTTGGGCAGGTCGTACAGGGGCGAGGTGGCCGGCAGCGGCTCCGGCTCGGTGACGTCGAGGATCGCGTCGAGCCGTCCCATGGCGCACTCGCGTTCCAGGGCGGCGGTGTCCAGCACGGCACCGCGCGCGGTGTTGATGACGGTCGCCCCGTCCCGCAGCAGGGCGAGTTCCCGTGCCCCGATGAGGTGACGGGTGGACGGCAGCGCCGGGACGTGCAGCGTGAGGATGTCGCAGCGCCGCAGCAGCTCGTCCAGCCCGACCAGGCGGCCGCCCGCCGCGCTCACCTCGGCCGGATCGGCGTAGGGGTCGGCGATCAGGACGTCCGCCTCCAGGCTGC is a window of Nonomuraea helvata DNA encoding:
- a CDS encoding sugar ABC transporter substrate-binding protein yields the protein MILSHASGRARERRHLIRSIAVAAALTLAATACGSGGQAGGSGDGGSTLTVAVWNMAKTPEFKALFDAFQAANPGVKIQPVDILADDYADKVTTMLAGGDSTDVITMKNVTDYSRYSSRGQLTDITDLVKSGDTSKLAGLDAYNVKNAYFALPYRQDFWLLYYNKAYFDKAGVKMPENLTWDEYAKLAQQLTKEEGGKKVYGTYHHTWRSVVQAISAAQTGGDQLGGDYGFFTDQYNLALGLQKAGATLDFGTATAQKSDYKTMFETGATAMLPMGTWYIASILAQKEKGATDVDWALAPMPQRPDGTGVTTFGSPTAFAVNKRAKNADLAKKFVQFAAGKAGADAIAKIGVVPALQSPEITSAYFGIKGMPTDELSKKAFQPDKVVLEMPVSEHTSDVDTILKEEHELIMVGDKTVADGIKSMNERVKNEVLN